A genomic stretch from Antarcticibacterium flavum includes:
- the ftsA gene encoding cell division protein FtsA: MEENDIAVGLDIGTTKIVAMIGRKNEYGKVEIIGIGKSKSMGVHRGVVNNITQTIQSIQLAIQEAEADSGLKIHDVVVGIAGQHIRSLQHSDYITRPNPDEVIDNDDIHTLCNQVHKLVMLPGEEIIHVLPQEFKVDGQAEIKEPIGMYGGRLEANFHVVVGQVSSIRNIGRCVKSAGLELSAVTLEPLASANAVLSQEEKEAGVALIDIGGGTTDLAIFKDGIIRHTAVIPFGGNVITEDIKEGCSIIEKQAELLKIKFGSAWPGENKDNEIVSIPGLRGREPKEITLKNLSKIIHARVVEIIEQVYLEIKNYGHEEQKKKLIAGMVITGGGAQLKHLKQLAEYITGMDTRIGYPNEHLAGNSDSETTSPLYATAVGLVLNSLEQKNARFQEQVNLKPEEKPAEEVARQEESQNEEEYRQEEERRPKKSIFDKWAEKFKDFLDNAE; encoded by the coding sequence ATGGAAGAGAACGACATTGCCGTAGGCCTGGATATTGGAACCACAAAGATAGTGGCCATGATAGGCCGTAAGAATGAATATGGGAAGGTGGAGATCATTGGGATAGGAAAATCCAAAAGTATGGGGGTTCACAGGGGAGTGGTGAATAATATCACCCAAACCATCCAGTCCATTCAACTGGCAATACAGGAAGCAGAAGCAGATAGCGGATTAAAGATTCATGACGTGGTGGTGGGGATAGCCGGCCAGCACATAAGAAGTTTACAACACAGCGATTACATCACCAGGCCAAACCCCGATGAGGTAATTGATAATGATGATATCCATACCCTTTGCAACCAGGTACATAAGCTGGTGATGCTACCGGGAGAGGAGATCATTCACGTGTTGCCACAGGAGTTTAAAGTGGACGGGCAGGCAGAGATCAAGGAGCCAATTGGAATGTATGGTGGCAGGCTGGAAGCCAATTTCCACGTCGTCGTGGGGCAGGTATCCTCCATAAGGAACATTGGAAGATGTGTGAAGAGCGCCGGCCTGGAACTTTCAGCAGTTACCCTCGAGCCACTGGCATCGGCCAACGCGGTTTTGAGCCAGGAGGAAAAGGAAGCGGGAGTTGCTTTAATTGACATAGGAGGTGGTACCACAGACCTTGCGATCTTTAAAGATGGAATAATAAGGCATACCGCCGTTATCCCGTTTGGGGGTAATGTGATCACAGAGGATATCAAGGAAGGCTGTTCCATAATAGAAAAGCAGGCAGAGTTGCTGAAGATAAAATTCGGATCTGCCTGGCCGGGAGAGAATAAAGACAATGAGATAGTTTCCATCCCGGGCCTTAGGGGCAGGGAGCCAAAGGAAATTACCTTGAAGAATCTGTCCAAGATCATTCACGCCCGTGTGGTAGAGATCATTGAGCAGGTATACCTTGAGATCAAGAATTACGGTCACGAGGAGCAAAAGAAAAAATTGATCGCCGGGATGGTGATCACCGGTGGTGGTGCCCAGCTTAAGCATTTAAAGCAGCTGGCTGAATATATCACCGGGATGGATACCAGGATAGGTTATCCAAACGAGCACCTGGCAGGTAACAGCGATTCTGAAACTACCAGCCCGCTTTATGCTACGGCGGTAGGATTGGTGCTTAACAGCCTGGAGCAAAAGAATGCCCGGTTCCAGGAGCAGGTGAATTTAAAACCTGAAGAAAAACCGGCAGAGGAAGTTGCCCGGCAGGAAGAGAGTCAAAATGAGGAGGAATACAGGCAGGAAGAAGAGCGCCGGCCAAAGAAGAGCATTTTTGACAAGTGGGCAGAGAAGTTTAAAGATTTTTTAGATAACGCAGAGTAA
- a CDS encoding cell division protein FtsQ/DivIB: MKINYNYIKAFLLLAALIFLFGFAEKRNNSREINKVEVQFMEFENLYVTEEAVNKLLIQNNVTATGVVKETLDLNRVEKVLRAHDMVENAEVFVTLDGVLKTTINQRRPIGRVFGAEIFYVDRLGDKMPLSPYYSARVPVITGIGENEIKEVYPLLDFIYNDEFLQQHITGVHRKTGGHYELDVRKMDFDIFFGKVENLDTKFNNFKAFYKKAHKDELLNTYKMVDLQFGNQVVCTKK; the protein is encoded by the coding sequence ATGAAGATTAATTATAATTACATAAAAGCATTTCTCCTGCTTGCGGCATTGATCTTCCTTTTCGGCTTTGCTGAAAAGAGGAATAACAGCCGGGAAATAAACAAGGTAGAGGTGCAATTTATGGAATTTGAAAACCTGTATGTCACTGAGGAAGCGGTTAATAAATTGTTAATACAAAATAATGTCACTGCTACGGGTGTAGTTAAAGAAACTTTAGATTTGAATAGGGTTGAGAAGGTGCTGCGGGCACATGATATGGTAGAAAATGCCGAGGTTTTTGTTACCCTGGACGGGGTGCTCAAAACCACTATAAATCAGCGCAGGCCAATAGGAAGAGTATTTGGGGCAGAAATTTTTTACGTGGACAGGTTAGGGGATAAGATGCCCCTTTCGCCGTACTATTCTGCCAGGGTTCCCGTGATCACGGGAATTGGGGAAAATGAGATAAAAGAAGTATATCCTTTGCTGGATTTTATTTATAATGATGAATTCCTGCAGCAACACATCACAGGGGTACACAGGAAAACCGGAGGGCATTATGAGCTGGATGTGAGAAAGATGGATTTTGATATATTTTTTGGAAAGGTTGAAAATCTGGATACCAAGTTCAACAATTTCAAGGCGTTTTATAAAAAAGCGCATAAGGACGAATTATTAAATACTTACAAAATGGTGGATCTGCAATTTGGAAATCAGGTTGTATGCACTAAAAAATAA
- the murC gene encoding UDP-N-acetylmuramate--L-alanine ligase encodes MKKIDNIQNFYFLGIGGIGMSALARYFNAQGKKVAGYDKTATDLTASLEEEGIKLILEDEVAKVPQAFKDVENTLVVYTPAVPADHKQYNYFKKKGFNIKKRAEVLGMITKDKFTLAVAGTHGKTTTTAILGHLLSKSGAKVTAFLGGISEDINTNLIMQGDEVMVVEADEFDRSFLKLSPNIAAITSMDADHLDIYGDAEKLNESFRDFAALVPENGKLFIANGLDLPGTTVGVKDDATYSAINVKVDNGTYHFDLRTPTITIDNLQCNLPGKHNLQNAVTALAMALEYGAPSPELARALFSFKGVKRRFSYRIKTKELVLIDDYAHHPTEIAAVYQAVKEMHPRKKVLAIFQPHLFSRTRDFADDFAESLSRFDEVRLLDIYPAREKPIEGVTSEWLLDKIENEDKKLISEGDIEKEIRNSQAKVVVMMGAGNIGEMINKVTEKLANED; translated from the coding sequence TTGAAAAAGATAGATAACATACAGAATTTTTACTTTCTCGGCATTGGCGGGATAGGCATGAGTGCCCTTGCACGATATTTTAATGCGCAGGGTAAGAAGGTGGCAGGATATGATAAAACAGCAACAGATCTTACAGCCTCCCTGGAGGAAGAAGGTATAAAGCTTATCCTGGAGGATGAAGTGGCAAAGGTGCCGCAGGCTTTCAAGGATGTGGAGAATACCCTGGTGGTATATACTCCTGCAGTGCCGGCCGACCATAAGCAGTATAATTATTTCAAAAAGAAAGGTTTTAATATTAAGAAACGCGCAGAGGTGCTGGGGATGATCACTAAAGATAAATTCACCCTGGCAGTGGCCGGTACCCATGGAAAGACCACTACCACAGCTATCCTGGGGCATTTGTTGAGCAAGTCTGGCGCTAAGGTAACTGCTTTCCTAGGCGGAATAAGTGAAGATATAAACACCAATCTCATTATGCAGGGAGATGAGGTTATGGTGGTGGAGGCCGATGAGTTTGACAGGTCTTTCCTGAAGCTTTCGCCAAACATCGCGGCGATAACATCTATGGATGCAGATCATTTGGACATCTATGGTGATGCCGAAAAATTAAATGAATCCTTCCGGGATTTTGCTGCCCTTGTTCCTGAAAATGGAAAGCTTTTCATCGCAAATGGACTGGACCTGCCGGGTACAACGGTGGGAGTGAAGGATGATGCAACATATTCAGCTATAAACGTAAAAGTGGACAATGGCACCTATCATTTTGATTTGCGTACACCCACCATTACTATAGATAATTTACAGTGCAATCTACCCGGCAAACACAATTTGCAGAATGCGGTTACGGCCCTGGCAATGGCATTGGAATACGGGGCCCCATCCCCGGAGCTTGCCAGGGCTTTATTTAGTTTTAAAGGAGTAAAACGGAGGTTTTCCTACAGGATCAAAACAAAGGAGCTGGTGCTTATAGATGACTACGCACATCACCCTACAGAGATCGCTGCAGTATACCAGGCCGTTAAGGAAATGCACCCTCGTAAAAAGGTACTGGCGATCTTCCAGCCCCACCTGTTTTCCAGGACCAGGGATTTTGCCGATGACTTTGCTGAAAGTCTCTCAAGGTTTGATGAGGTAAGGCTGCTGGATATTTATCCTGCAAGAGAAAAACCCATAGAAGGAGTGACTTCTGAATGGCTTTTGGACAAAATAGAAAATGAGGATAAAAAGCTGATATCGGAGGGTGATATTGAGAAAGAAATTCGCAATTCACAGGCGAAGGTTGTGGTGATGATGGGTGCAGGTAACATTGGGGAAATGATCAATAAAGTGACTGAAAAACTGGCTAATGAAGATTAA
- the murG gene encoding undecaprenyldiphospho-muramoylpentapeptide beta-N-acetylglucosaminyltransferase — protein MKELNVIISGGGTGGHIYPAISIADEIKSRYPLADILFVGAKDRMEMTKVPEAGYPIEGLWISGIDRKFSLRNLAFPLKLVSSLVKANQILGYFKPHVVIGTGGFASGPLLKMANNKKIPTLIQEQNSYPGITNRMLGKEANVICTAYENLERYFPAEKIRVTGNPVRQDITNIDQKREEAREFYGTKSGKKTLLVLGGSLGARKINKLIEANLAYFERNEVQVIWQTGSLYYDDYKKFDTETIKTYAFLNRMDLAYAAADVIISRAGAGTVSELCIVGKPVLFIPSPNVAEDHQLKNAMSIVSKKAAFMIKEDDLLGEFEDTITLMLENREVQEELSENIKKLARPMATAAIVDEIEKFIKV, from the coding sequence ATGAAGGAACTAAACGTAATAATATCAGGAGGAGGCACCGGGGGTCATATTTATCCCGCAATTTCTATTGCCGATGAGATCAAGAGCAGATATCCCCTGGCAGATATTCTTTTTGTGGGTGCAAAGGATAGAATGGAAATGACTAAAGTGCCAGAAGCAGGTTACCCTATCGAAGGCCTATGGATAAGTGGTATAGACAGGAAATTCTCCCTTAGAAATCTGGCTTTCCCTTTGAAACTGGTGAGCAGCCTTGTAAAGGCAAACCAGATCCTGGGATATTTCAAACCTCATGTGGTGATTGGAACAGGTGGGTTCGCAAGTGGTCCCCTACTTAAAATGGCAAATAATAAGAAGATCCCCACGCTCATACAGGAACAAAATTCCTATCCAGGTATTACCAACAGGATGCTGGGTAAGGAAGCCAATGTGATTTGTACGGCTTATGAAAACCTGGAAAGGTATTTCCCTGCTGAAAAGATTCGGGTAACCGGTAATCCTGTGCGACAGGATATAACGAATATTGATCAAAAGCGGGAAGAAGCCAGGGAGTTTTACGGAACAAAATCGGGTAAAAAGACATTGCTGGTGCTTGGAGGAAGCCTGGGGGCCCGCAAGATCAATAAATTAATAGAAGCCAATCTTGCGTATTTTGAAAGGAATGAAGTGCAGGTAATATGGCAAACAGGTTCCCTTTACTATGATGATTATAAAAAGTTTGATACAGAAACTATCAAAACCTATGCTTTTCTAAACAGGATGGACCTTGCGTATGCCGCGGCAGATGTTATAATCTCGCGTGCCGGTGCGGGTACTGTTTCAGAATTATGTATAGTAGGAAAGCCGGTGCTTTTTATACCCTCCCCCAATGTGGCAGAGGACCATCAGCTTAAAAATGCTATGTCTATTGTAAGTAAAAAGGCGGCATTTATGATTAAGGAGGATGACCTGCTGGGGGAATTTGAAGATACCATAACACTTATGTTGGAGAACAGGGAGGTACAGGAGGAACTATCAGAAAATATTAAAAAGCTGGCGAGGCCTATGGCTACCGCAGCTATTGTAGATGAAATAGAAAAATTCATCAAAGTATGA
- a CDS encoding FtsW/RodA/SpoVE family cell cycle protein: MSSVFSNLKGDKVIWATAGLLALFSFLPVYSSSSNIAYLYGDGSTFNYLVVHFFHLLLGFCLLYAIHRIPYHYFKGLSILMLPIVVVLLIYTIAQGTTIDGSYASRWIQIPVVGVTFQSSTLAAVVLLIYVARYLTRIADKEVTFKETILPLWMPVFVVLALILPANFSTTAIIFTMVIVLVFLGGYPLRYIGIVMGAGLIALTFFILVAKAFPGLMPNRVDTWTSRIENFSNGEDTEADYQIEKAKIAIARGGVAGAGIGKSVQRNFLPQSSSDFIYAIIVEEMGLIGGFGVMLAYLMLLFRIVIVATKADTIFGKLVVMGVGLPIVFQALVNMAVAVELFPVTGQTLPLISSGGTSIWMTCLALGIVLSVSAKREEIKESEAREHEEENPLDILSEAI; this comes from the coding sequence ATGAGCAGCGTTTTTTCAAATTTAAAGGGAGATAAAGTGATCTGGGCGACAGCCGGATTGCTGGCCCTGTTCTCATTTTTACCGGTGTACAGCTCCAGTAGTAATATCGCATATTTATACGGGGATGGTAGTACTTTTAATTATTTGGTGGTGCATTTCTTTCACCTGTTGCTGGGCTTCTGTTTGTTATATGCTATTCACAGGATCCCTTATCACTATTTCAAAGGCCTTTCGATCTTAATGCTGCCCATTGTGGTGGTATTGTTAATCTATACAATCGCACAGGGAACCACAATCGACGGCTCGTATGCAAGCCGCTGGATACAGATCCCGGTCGTGGGAGTGACCTTCCAGTCTTCCACGCTGGCCGCTGTAGTGCTGCTCATTTATGTAGCTCGATACCTAACCAGGATAGCCGATAAGGAAGTGACCTTTAAAGAAACAATTTTGCCATTATGGATGCCGGTATTTGTTGTGCTTGCCCTCATCCTTCCCGCAAACTTCTCTACCACCGCGATCATTTTTACGATGGTTATTGTGCTGGTGTTTTTGGGAGGATATCCGCTAAGATACATTGGGATCGTTATGGGAGCGGGATTGATTGCTCTAACCTTTTTTATACTTGTAGCCAAGGCATTCCCGGGATTAATGCCCAACAGGGTAGATACATGGACTAGCAGGATAGAAAACTTCTCTAACGGGGAAGATACTGAGGCCGATTACCAGATCGAGAAGGCAAAGATCGCCATCGCACGTGGTGGGGTAGCCGGCGCCGGAATTGGAAAAAGTGTGCAGCGTAATTTCCTGCCACAGTCGTCATCAGATTTTATTTATGCCATCATTGTGGAGGAAATGGGACTTATTGGAGGTTTTGGTGTGATGTTGGCGTATTTAATGTTGTTGTTTAGAATAGTTATTGTAGCTACAAAGGCCGACACTATTTTTGGAAAGCTGGTAGTGATGGGGGTTGGATTGCCCATAGTGTTCCAGGCCCTGGTGAATATGGCTGTAGCGGTGGAATTATTTCCCGTGACCGGCCAAACCCTTCCGCTTATAAGCAGCGGGGGAACATCCATCTGGATGACCTGCCTGGCCCTGGGAATTGTTCTTAGTGTAAGCGCAAAGAGAGAAGAAATTAAAGAATCGGAAGCCAGGGAACACGAGGAGGAGAATCCGTTGGATATTTTAAGTGAAGCCATATGA
- the murD gene encoding UDP-N-acetylmuramoyl-L-alanine--D-glutamate ligase, with the protein MTTKQKIAILGAGESGVGTAVLALKQGFEVFVSDRGRIKEKYKNKLGEIGVEWEEEIHSEERILSADVVMKSPGIPDTAPLVVKLKEKNIPVISEIEFAGKYTDATIIGITGSNGKTTTTKWTYHILKNAGLNVGMAGNVGDSFALQVAETNVDYYVLELSSFQLDGIESFRPHISAIVNITPDHLDRYNYNLEEYVASKFRITKNQTEEDFFIYDSDDELIKSWLKDHPVKAKELPFSVSQKLENGAYLEDNNIKITTQNTQFIMPKSSLALEGQHNTKNAMAASTIAQLLRIRKETIRASMESFQGVEHRLEKVLKINNVLYINDSKATNINATYYALDSMDTETVWIVGGVDKGNNYAELLPLVNEKVKAIICLGVDNSKIFEAFGNCVELMSETQSMAEAVQMAYKIADKGNAVLLSPACASFDLFENYEDRGRQFKDAVRNL; encoded by the coding sequence ATGACAACAAAACAAAAAATAGCAATTCTTGGAGCCGGCGAAAGCGGGGTGGGGACGGCTGTTTTGGCGTTGAAGCAGGGGTTCGAGGTTTTTGTTTCAGATCGTGGAAGGATTAAGGAGAAATACAAGAATAAGCTCGGAGAAATAGGAGTAGAGTGGGAAGAGGAGATACATTCAGAAGAAAGGATACTTTCCGCAGATGTGGTGATGAAAAGCCCCGGTATACCAGATACTGCTCCATTGGTGGTGAAGTTGAAAGAAAAGAATATTCCTGTGATCTCAGAGATAGAATTTGCAGGTAAATATACAGATGCTACCATCATTGGTATTACAGGTAGCAACGGCAAGACCACTACCACAAAATGGACGTACCATATCCTTAAAAATGCAGGTTTGAATGTTGGTATGGCGGGGAATGTAGGTGATAGTTTTGCCCTGCAGGTAGCAGAGACAAACGTTGATTATTATGTTCTGGAACTTAGCAGTTTTCAGCTGGACGGGATTGAGAGTTTCAGGCCGCATATTTCAGCTATTGTCAATATTACTCCAGACCATCTGGACAGGTACAACTATAACCTTGAGGAATATGTAGCCTCAAAATTCAGAATAACAAAGAATCAAACAGAAGAGGATTTCTTTATATATGACAGTGATGATGAGCTTATCAAATCCTGGCTTAAAGATCATCCTGTAAAGGCTAAGGAGTTGCCATTCTCTGTAAGCCAAAAACTTGAAAATGGCGCCTATTTAGAAGATAACAACATTAAAATAACTACACAAAACACCCAATTTATTATGCCTAAATCGTCTCTAGCACTTGAAGGTCAACACAACACCAAAAATGCGATGGCTGCCTCAACCATAGCCCAGTTATTAAGAATAAGAAAAGAGACCATACGTGCCAGTATGGAGAGCTTCCAGGGAGTTGAACATCGCCTGGAGAAAGTGCTTAAGATCAATAATGTACTTTATATCAATGATTCCAAGGCAACGAATATCAACGCCACTTATTACGCACTGGACAGCATGGACACAGAGACTGTGTGGATAGTTGGGGGGGTGGATAAAGGAAATAATTATGCCGAATTGCTGCCGCTGGTTAATGAAAAAGTAAAGGCGATTATTTGTCTTGGAGTGGACAACTCAAAGATATTTGAGGCGTTTGGTAATTGTGTGGAATTGATGAGTGAGACCCAGTCTATGGCAGAGGCTGTGCAAATGGCCTATAAAATAGCCGATAAAGGTAATGCCGTTTTGCTATCCCCGGCCTGCGCAAGTTTTGACCTGTTCGAGAATTACGAGGACAGGGGGAGGCAGTTTAAGGATGCGGTGAGGAACCTCTAA
- the mraY gene encoding phospho-N-acetylmuramoyl-pentapeptide-transferase has translation MLYYLFKFLDENYDIPGTGLFEFISFRSAMAIIFSLGISTIYGKKIINYLLRKQVGESVRDLGLKGQSEKAGTPTMGGLIIIIATLIPVLLFARLDNIYVILLIVTTLWMGTIGFIDDYIKTFKKDKEGLSGKFKVIGQVGLGLIVGATMYFHPGITVKEETNVPAIRNTQFVEQAQEASSAAGPGTKSTTTTIPFVKNNEFDYASLITWINPNLVSYAWLIFIPIVIFIVTAVSNGANLTDGIDGLAAGSSAIIVLTLGIFAWVSGNIIFSDYLNIMYIPSSGEMTIYITALAGALVGFLWYNTFPAQVFMGDTGSLTIGGIIAVLAIATRKELLIPILCGIFLVENLSVVLQVTWFKITKRKYGEGRRIFLMSPLHHHYQKLGLHESKIVVRFWIVGIFLAIVTVVTLKVR, from the coding sequence ATGTTATACTATTTATTCAAATTCCTGGATGAGAACTATGATATCCCCGGCACGGGGCTGTTTGAATTTATTTCATTCCGCTCTGCCATGGCTATTATCTTCTCCTTGGGAATCTCTACTATTTACGGTAAAAAGATCATTAATTACCTGCTAAGGAAACAAGTAGGAGAAAGCGTGCGTGACCTTGGTTTGAAAGGTCAGAGTGAAAAGGCAGGAACCCCTACCATGGGTGGGTTGATAATTATCATCGCTACCCTTATCCCGGTGCTGCTTTTTGCAAGACTGGACAATATTTATGTGATCCTGCTTATTGTGACCACCCTATGGATGGGGACTATTGGGTTTATAGATGATTACATAAAAACCTTTAAGAAAGATAAAGAAGGCCTTAGCGGAAAATTTAAGGTAATAGGCCAGGTAGGCCTTGGGCTTATTGTAGGTGCTACTATGTATTTCCATCCCGGGATCACTGTGAAGGAAGAAACAAATGTGCCGGCAATAAGGAATACCCAATTCGTGGAACAGGCCCAGGAGGCCTCCAGTGCAGCAGGCCCCGGCACCAAGAGTACCACCACGACTATTCCTTTTGTAAAAAATAATGAATTTGATTATGCCAGCCTTATCACCTGGATAAATCCAAACCTGGTAAGTTACGCCTGGCTTATTTTCATTCCCATAGTAATCTTTATTGTGACAGCCGTATCGAATGGCGCAAACCTTACAGATGGAATTGACGGTCTCGCCGCAGGTTCCTCGGCAATCATCGTGCTCACCCTGGGGATCTTTGCATGGGTATCGGGTAACATCATCTTTTCAGATTATCTCAACATTATGTACATCCCCAGTTCGGGGGAAATGACCATATATATCACCGCCTTAGCAGGGGCATTAGTGGGGTTCCTATGGTATAACACTTTTCCTGCCCAGGTTTTTATGGGAGACACAGGAAGCCTTACCATTGGAGGGATAATCGCGGTGCTGGCCATAGCAACAAGAAAAGAATTGCTGATCCCTATTCTCTGCGGAATCTTCCTTGTGGAAAATCTATCGGTAGTGCTGCAGGTAACCTGGTTCAAGATCACCAAAAGAAAATACGGAGAAGGCAGAAGGATATTTTTAATGTCCCCGCTGCATCATCATTATCAAAAATTAGGATTACACGAAAGCAAGATAGTTGTAAGATTCTGGATCGTTGGAATTTTCCTGGCCATCGTAACAGTAGTAACGTTGAAGGTTAGGTAA
- a CDS encoding UDP-N-acetylmuramoyl-L-alanyl-D-glutamate--2,6-diaminopimelate ligase, translating to MKSLKDILYKVPMEAVAGSTAVIVNEIHFDSRRVQLNDVFVAVRGTVVDGHQYITTAVKNGALAVICEELPSNIVNGVTYVQVANSQTALAYMAANFYDNPSANLKLVGVTGTNGKTTIATLLYNLFTKAGFKVGLLSTVKVMVAEQEYPATHTTPDSLTINSYLHKMNLEGVEFCFMEVSSHGIAQKRTAALQFAGAIFTNLSHDHLDYHKDFAEYRDVKKVLFDELPSSAFALVNVDDKNGQVMMQNTKAKKYTYALKSYADYNAQILENQFSGLLLKLNGHEVWSKLIGNFNAYNILAIYATGELLGLDVQENLRIISELESVSGRFQYVVTPKKVTAIVDYAHTPDALKNVLETINSIRTKNEELITVVGCGGDRDKTKRPVMGHIASALSTKVIFTSDNPRTEDPEKILEEMEQGVEPQNFKKTMAVVNRKQAIKTACQMAQPNDIILIAGKGHETYQEINGKRTDFDDFKIVSEFLTQLEK from the coding sequence TTGAAAAGTTTAAAGGACATATTATATAAAGTACCAATGGAAGCCGTGGCGGGAAGCACGGCAGTGATAGTTAATGAAATTCACTTTGATTCCCGCAGGGTGCAGTTGAATGATGTTTTTGTAGCGGTGAGAGGTACCGTGGTCGATGGCCACCAGTATATCACCACTGCGGTTAAAAATGGTGCCCTGGCTGTGATATGTGAAGAATTGCCTTCAAATATCGTAAATGGGGTAACCTATGTGCAGGTTGCAAATTCCCAGACTGCCCTGGCTTACATGGCTGCAAATTTTTATGACAATCCTTCAGCAAATCTAAAACTTGTGGGGGTTACCGGTACCAATGGTAAAACCACTATCGCCACCCTGTTGTATAACCTCTTTACAAAAGCAGGTTTCAAAGTGGGGCTTTTGTCAACAGTAAAAGTTATGGTAGCAGAGCAGGAATACCCTGCAACCCATACCACCCCAGACTCTCTTACCATCAATTCTTATTTGCATAAGATGAACCTGGAAGGGGTAGAGTTCTGCTTTATGGAGGTGAGCTCTCACGGGATCGCTCAAAAACGTACGGCTGCATTGCAATTTGCGGGCGCCATCTTTACAAACCTTTCTCACGACCATCTTGATTACCATAAAGACTTTGCTGAATACCGGGATGTCAAGAAGGTGCTTTTTGATGAGCTGCCATCATCGGCTTTTGCCCTTGTAAATGTTGATGATAAGAACGGACAGGTGATGATGCAAAATACCAAAGCAAAGAAATATACCTACGCTTTAAAATCCTATGCAGATTATAACGCGCAAATCCTGGAAAACCAGTTTAGCGGCTTGTTGTTAAAGCTTAATGGACATGAGGTTTGGTCTAAACTTATTGGAAATTTCAATGCCTATAATATCCTGGCGATCTACGCAACGGGAGAGTTGTTAGGGCTTGATGTTCAGGAAAATTTGCGCATCATAAGTGAATTGGAATCTGTAAGCGGCCGGTTCCAATATGTGGTCACTCCAAAGAAGGTGACGGCTATAGTGGATTATGCCCACACCCCAGATGCTTTAAAGAATGTACTGGAAACCATTAACTCCATAAGGACCAAAAATGAGGAATTGATCACAGTTGTAGGCTGTGGGGGAGACAGGGATAAGACCAAAAGGCCGGTTATGGGTCATATAGCCTCAGCTTTAAGTACAAAAGTGATCTTCACCAGTGATAATCCCAGGACAGAGGATCCTGAGAAAATCCTGGAAGAGATGGAACAGGGGGTAGAGCCGCAAAATTTTAAAAAGACAATGGCTGTTGTGAACAGGAAACAGGCGATCAAAACCGCCTGCCAGATGGCACAGCCCAATGATATAATCCTTATTGCCGGAAAAGGCCATGAGACTTACCAGGAAATAAATGGTAAGCGAACAGATTTTGATGATTTCAAGATCGTAAGTGAATTTTTAACTCAGTTGGAAAAATAA